The DNA sequence CAGAACTATTTATTTTGCCTTTATAGAATGTTCTACCTCTGAGTTTGAGAGGAGTTGTGATTTGGTCAGAAATATAAACCATTGCATTGGTTCGGTCAATCAAATTGACATTAGTTGTGACAGGTACAGAGACAGCGCCATCTAAGATTTCTGAGAGAAGGGGAACACCTGTTGTCGCACTTGTTCCACCAGAAAGGATAGTATCATTTCCATTCGTTGTGTTGGCAGTGGTTGTGATTTTGCCTGGCGTGAGGAGTCCCATCGGTCTTAAGTGATAAGTTCTTTCGACTTTATTTGGGTTAGGCCAGGAAGAGTAAGTGACTCTGGATGTAGAAAACCTTTTTTGAATGGAAACCTTTGGTTTCGTCATAATCCCATTTTGGATTCCTTTTAACCAATAATCAAACCAATCATATGCGTTTGTCCAAACATAGTTTTCAATTCCAAGAACCCCACCAATTTCTGCTGTGGCATGGATTCCGTTGTTCAAATCTAATTTTTTGGGAACTGTTAATTGTTCAAAGTAAGGAAGGATTTGATTTGGTTGGAATAGGTTGTCTTGTGAGTTATTTGAAATGTAGACAGGTTTTCCTGCTGCATTCAATGCCGCAACAGCACTGTTTGGTGACCTTTCACTTGCCCATGCTAATACAGTTGCCACATCTCTTGTGTCTAAAAGTTTCCCAAAATTTTCTGCAATAACGGGATCCATTCTTCCTGTAATATAACCTGCCGTGACTAAAAGTAGACCCCATACAAGTCTTGGAGTTTGATTTCCATACAATGAGTCCGGTAAACTTCCCCATCCACTCATGGCAACTGCAGTTTTAATTCTAGGTTCTTTGCTTAATCCAAGGAGTGAAATCCCTGCACCATAAGAAATTCCAGCAATACCAATGTTAGCCTGATTCACGGGAGCATTTGCCAAAAGGAAATCAATTCCTTTGGATAGGTCTTCCATATCTTTTGGACCTGCTACGTTGATCAGACCTCCAGAAGTTCCGAATCCTCTAGTATTGTAACTGAACACTACGTACCCTTTTTTTGCAAGTTTCGCAGCTGGCACAATGTATTCGTATTCGTTGAGAGCCCAACTATTAACAAAAATCACAGCAGGGAAGGGGCCTGTTCCTGATTTTGGAATGAATAGGTTTCCGGTAATTTTGACTCCATCGTTACTTAGAAACGAAATGTTGTCATTGAATGTAAAGCTTCCATCGTTTTCTTTTGCAAACGCAGACTGAATGTCTTTTGCATTCGCTGCATTGCTCAGTTGTAGAGCTTCTGGAGTTGCCGAAGTGCTGGAGTTTGTTCCATTTAACACTGCTAGTACGGCTGCGTTGTCTTTTGAGTTTCGGTTTCCGTTTTGTCCGCATGCCACCACGAGAAAGATCCCAAGTGGCAAAAGCAGACGAATGATTTTTTGCTTTTTCATAATTCGCCTCTGAATTGACTCAAATTTACCATGATTGCGTTCAAATGGCGTCCAAGATGGCGATTTTGGACGATTTTTTAGGTCTAATATCATGATTTTGTACCAATTCTAGGTACAAAAGGGATGCAAAAGGTTGACGTAAGCGTGCATTTCGTCCGAATTTTGCAGTATGTTTGAGTTTTTCGGTTCATGGCTTCAATTTGGGGCTTGGTACCATTTTATATTAGGAATCGGTATCTTGGTGAAAGAAAAGGGTTCCAAAGGTTTCCCTTTTGCTATGATTGCCGCCTTTTCAGGTGGGATTTTAATTATTTACGCCTATCGTCTGTATGTTGGTTATGAATTCGAAACTTCCCTTTTGAATCATGGTTATGTTCCCATCATTTTTTTGATCCCCGGAAGTATGCAGTACACTATCGAACAATTCCTAAGTTTAGAACCTGTTCCACTCGCTGGGTTGAAACGATTGTATCCAACTTTTTTTGTGGTTATTCTCCTTCTTCTTTGTCAATGGAAGGCTCCACATCTTCTTTCGCAATCCATGAACCAAAGTTTTGCGGGAGCTCACTTTTCAATACCAGAAATGATTTCTGCGATTGGATGTATCTACTGGGTTGGTACTTTTCTTTGGATGATTTATCAATATAGAATGATTCTTTATCGTAATCCTAATAAAGAAGCTAAGTTAGGGGTGCAGGTATTAGGAATGATTTTGAAAGGCAATATTACTTTTGCTAGTTTTATTTTCATTAGTACATTCTTTCGTTGGCATACAGGAATTTATTTTACAGCGGGACTGGCAACGCTTATGGCAGTAGTCGCTTTTATTGGAACAGAGATCAATCATCAGTTGTTTAAGGATCTATTACCAGAACTTCGTCAGTCTTATCGAACTTCTCGGATCCTAAATTTGGATTTGGAAAAACTCCAAAAAGATTTGGATTATTATTTGAAAGTGGAATGTATTTATCGGGAAGAAGATTTGAGTTTGGCTTCACTTGCAGAAAAGTTAGGGATCAAAGATTACCAACTCAGCGAATACATCAACGCTTATCTGGGGATTAATTTCAATCGTTTGATCAACGAATGTCGTATTTCTGAAGTTTGTCGTCTCCTGAAGGAAGAGCCAAAAGCCAACTTGTTATCTCTTGCTTACCAAGTTGGTTTTAATTCTAAAGCCAATTTCAATTTAGCTTTTAAAGCCTTCAAAAAAGTATCCCCAAGTGAATATGCAAAGTCGGTGGGGAAAGGGTAGTTGGTTTTAAGAATTCCCTAATTTACTTCTTTCCTTTTGGTTTTTTCTTTGATACCGTATAACCTAGAATATTTGCCATTTTCCAAATCATTTCTAAATGGTCTCCAGCAGAAGTGATACTCGATTCTGTTTTAGAATCTGGTAATACCGAATGTAAATGAAATTCATTGGTTCCAAATCGAACCACATCAGGAGTCATATGAATCCATGTATGCCAGCCGTATTCTCGTTCTTCGGGATAAAAAGTGAGAAGTATACCTGGTTCTTCCATTTTTGGCATTTCCGGTATTTTATCATTTAACTTCCGTCTGGCTGCCATATCCAACATAGTACGTGTTTCGGAATTTGGTTTGGATTCTTTCCAATGTTTTTGGATTAGGTCATCTCCCTTTTTTCCCAACCACCTCCAGAGTAGTGGCAATCGAAGTCCCAACGCTTCTTCATAAATACTAGAATCATAAGATTCATGGTTTGTCATAGCCAATCGTTTTGTGATGGTTTCTGAAATTGTATCAAATGAAGATTCTCCATCTAACAAAAAAAGTTTGGCGGCAAGTAAATCAGTCCATACATACCAATCGGGGTTTAGATTTTCAAGTAATGGTTTGATTTCACTTTGATCCATTGTCAGAACCTTTTTCCATTTTAATGATTCAGGTTCCATCACTCTCATAAACTGTAAGAGATAGGTTTTCCATGAAGGTGCAACATATGGAAGATGGAAAATCTCTAAGAAATATGGATACACTTCGCGACCTTGAAAAAATAACGTTTTGATGGCTTCCCATCTATCATATGAACCTGAATATTTGTATTCATCCAAGGAATATCGTAAGGACTCTACAAGCCAAGGTCCACCGATCCGAACTACATCTTCATGTTTGTATTTTGATTCTCTAATTTTCTCGAACACATGTTGTGTGCTGTATTTTTCGGGGTGTAGGATTGCTTCGGGTAACTTCGATTTATTTTTTGCAAGTGATGAAGCATATTTATCAGTTCCGTCAAATTCTGGTGCATCTTCTCCATAAACTGTGATCCAAGCGCGTCTTGCCTCCACTTCAATATAACTCCAAGAATAATCAACCATCGGATCCGGATCTGCATAAATATGATACCAAAGTTGTTCTTTAAACTTCTGAACCTTTTGTTTTCTGATCCAACGAATGATTCCATACACTCGCACTTGGTCCCCTTTATTTCCAAGGATTCGTTCTGCAAAAGTCAAATACTCCTGGTTTTCTGGCTCTAACAAAAGTAAGCCCGCCACATAACAGGCCTTAAGATCAATGGCAATTCCAGGTGAAGAAGAATCATCCATTTTTATATAATATTCGTGTAACTCCTCTTTTGCCTTTTCCGGTTCCATTTTTGCCCAGGCAAGTGCCGCTTCCGATGTATTGATGATTGAACTTAAATCTAAATAGGAACTTCGATCCCTTCCTTTTATTTTAGAGCTTTGTCTAACGTAGTTTGCAATTGTTTCTATGTGTTCGATTCTATTTAAGTGAGCACAGACAGAAAATGCATTCCCCACACTCATCCCGAAATATCCAAATTGGTCTTTATATTCAAATAATTTCTGAATGAGTTGCACGGAGACTTCATCTAAAGCAAGAATTCGTTCTTGTAGAGCCTCGTTTAAGTGGGTGTACACCTTGAACATATTGTTCAAGGTAGGTCCTTCTTTTTGAACCTTTTCTCGAATGTCTTTTATATTATCTAGGGTTTCAAATGTTCTCCACGCAGCGTCTGCCAAAATGGAACTTGCTTCAATATGATCACTTTTAATCAAAGCTTCTATAACATACTCCATTCTTGGATCATCTTGTTTGAGTTTATGAACTGCTTCTCTTAGTGATACCATCGAACGATCATCATCTAACATGCCGATGGTTTTTGTAATTCCGCAATAGGCTTTTTTATTATCTGCGTCATACTTCAATCCTTGTCGGAAGGCGGCATTGATGGCAACGGAGAGTCGTTTGTCTAATTTATCCAGATTGTAGGGCCAAGTATTGTATGCACTATCGTTACGTTCCCGAAAGTAATCATCGATCAGCTTTTTGAGGTTAATGTCTTTTTTTGATATTTCTTTAAGAATGAAATCATGTGTTGTCACATCATCAGGGAATTCTTCCATTAATTGGAATAAATCCACATTAGTTTTTAATCTGGAATCCAATTCTTTTTTAGGAATTGTTTTTAAATTGGAAATTCCTAAACTATCGTTATATAATTTTAGATTTTTAGGTTCGATTTGTTTTGGATCTGCATTGGAAAATGTTTGTGTTCGAATCTTTTCTACGTTTTCAGATTTGATTTTGAAAAGTGTTTTTGATTTACCATCTAAATAATCGAGTATGTGACGACTTAGAGTGACTATGATTTTCCCTTTGGATTTACTAGCAAGTTTGATGGTTTCTCTACATGCTTCATCGTTTTTTAAGTAAAAATGATGTAATATCCAATAAGCAGCTAAGTTCGGATATGTTTTGATCTCTGATTTTTCTTCTTCCCAAATAACATAAGAAGGGGCATCTGCTAATTTTTCAGTAAATGCATAAGCTGGATCTCCATAACTGTGTCCTAACAACCATGCCGATCTTTCAAACATATCTAAAGAATTTTGATAGATAGGTTTTTTTTCGTAAAGTAGGGTGGCTTTTTTTTCAAATGCCTTTATTACACTATCTTTGATTTGAGAGAGGAGGATTGGTTCTTTTGATTTGTTGTGGGAGCTTTCGTCATCGAACTCTTCTTCCTCCTCGTCTTCATAACCATCATTTGATTCATTATTCCAGTTATCTAAAATAAAGTGGGATATCGAATAATACGGAAGGTTTTCAAGTTCACCGATTTCATGGTTATAATGATTTACTTCAATAGATTCATTTTCGTTTGGCAATAGGTTGATCCAAGATGTGTCGCCACCTCCATCGGAAGCAAAAGCATATGAACCATTCAATAAAAACATCAGTCCACTGTAAGATCCAACCAACCATGAAAGTAATTCTTCTGGATCTTTAATTTTTACCAATCGTTCGATAGAAGAAATTGCATAATCAAAACCTCCATCTTCGTTTTCTTCCAATTCTTCTTCAGCAGAGTGATGGTCGATCATATTCCAAACATCTGCAATTTCGTACATAATGGATTTGTACCCTTTTTTTAGGTTTTCCCATTCTAAAATTTCTTTACCAGGTTTAAACCCATACATGGACTCGAATTCGTTTAGAAAATTTTGATCTAGTTTGGTTTTGGTTCTTTCAACTTCCTTTTGAAATCTATCTCTCAAAGATTGAAATACTAACATACGATCAATGATGATTTCTTTTAAGTTCCCATGGTAAAAATCTGTTTTTTGAAATTGGGGTGTAGTTGGTTGTTTCATAAAGCTAGTACCGGATTAAATGTCAAAAATGATTCTGAATAATGGTTCCCAAAAATTTTAAACCAGAATTCTCCTGAATTATCAATTTCAAATTGTAGTATGTTCATTTCAGGTGTTAGTTTATCGTAAAGTGGATGAGGAGTTAGAGTCAAAGTGTCTAAGTTAAAATTCAATAAATGTTTTTTGCCAGGTTTTTTATTTCTTTCCTTCAGAAGTAAGATGAGATTGGATTCATCTTCAATACATAAATCGATAAATTCCAGATAAGATCCAAAATAGGATTTCATTGTATCATCATACAAATCAAGTATACTTTTTAATTCGCCATCTGGATTGCGGACTTCTAATTTTGAATCTGAATATAAAAAAATCTTTTTGGAATCCACTTTCACTTTCATTGGTGCGGCACTTGTTGAAAATTCTGAAACCAACTTCCCATCCAAATCGAGGATATACGCAATCTCTGAATTGTTTTCCGTAACTAGGATTCTGTTTTTCCCTACTTGTTTTAGAAGACTGAGATTTAAAAAGTCCAAATTACAATTTAACGTTTCCCAAATGGTTCCATCCCAGCGATGAACCAGTCTTCTTCCACTCGTATTGGCAAAAATCACATACGTATACTTGCCAATATTTAAAATTTGGAATGGTGCCGTGTTTGCCAATTTTGGAGATGGAACGCTAAAAAACACATCATCCTTAAAGTATAAAATTGAGTTAGAAGAACTAAACAAGATCCACTCAAGATTGGAATCAAAAGGATTATCACTCGCTAAGTAATATCCAATAGGAAATTCAAAACGTGTAATTTGTTTCCCATCATTTCTATAAAGGATAGGACTTTGGTTCCAAGAACCAATCCAAAGATTGCCGAAACAATCTCGTTCAAAGAGTGTTCTTTCAAAGCCGGTTATGATTGATTCTTTTTTTATGTCGTTGGTTATAATAGTTTTAATTTCTAACATCTTAATTTTTTAAAAAACTTTGAATGCAAATTGAAAACTGTATTTGATTAGGCAATTTATTTTTTATTTTAGCATTTTTGAATATAAAAGCCATGAATATCACTACAAGGAAACACATTCGTCTAAAAATTCTTATCATTGAGAATGTACCTAAGCAATTTAATATGTATCAAAGAATTCTTTAATACATATTAAAAATTAATTATAAAATTTTATGGGAAAACTTTAAGTTACAGTTGTTATGGTGACAAAATAATTTGATGATTAAATAATCTTTGTCTTTAAAATTTTTTGAATAAAAAAAGTTTAATTGTATCTTCTGAATTTACGTAAAAAAGAAAAAAGAGGCTATCATTTCAAAAATTGTAAAGTCCAAAGAAAAATTAATAATTAAAGAAGGAAGGGGAAGTTGGACATTCGCAAAATTAAAGTTAATTGAACTTCGAAAGTAGGGTAGTCGGTTCATTTTAGGAATGGAAGGTTTGGTATATTACCATTTTTTTCTATAAACTCATTCGAAACTTCTATTTAAGTAGGAACCTAACAATTAGCGATTTCCCTGTATTGGGTTTTGAGGACAGAACGAGAAGGGAGGATGGATTGTGGTGGATTTTACTACCCACCCCGCCGAAGCAGGATCTGCCGATTGTGAGACCCTTTGACCTCGTAACGACTGTTCCGGTTGTAAAAACTAACCTTCCTTCTTTGGTGCTGTCAAAAAAATCCCTGTTTATGGAAGAGTTTTTTCTTTACAAAAGCCAATATTGAATAGAGGATTTGCCCTAGCTTAGCATGGCTAACTACGTATATAATTTTGGAGTACCTAATGATTAAATCTCGTTTCATAAAAGTAATAATGCTTCTATGTTTGGTTTCACTTTTTGCAGTGAATTGCAAAAAAAGCAAAACCGTCCTTTCGGACGCATTTCTAATTGAAAACCCAGGTGAAAAAAAACCTATTTTAACTCCGGAAGGAAAAGTGAAACGAGGTGAATACGTTACATTGTTAGAAGAAAAAGACTTCAATGGTGTAAAATTCAACTTAGTTGAGATCAAAGGTGTTAGCACCAAAGGTTGGTTAGAAGAAAAAAATCTTTACGAAGGTGAATTGAAATCCGCAACAGTAATTCGTGATGCTGATTTATATCTTCGTCCAAATGAAAAAAGTGAAAAATCTGGAAAAGTAAAAGCAGGTTTAGTTGTTTTTGTGATCGAAGAAGCTGATAACTTCACTTTAATCCAATTTCCTGGAAAAAAATCTTATATCCTTAAAACTGATTTAGGTGATGGCGAAACTGTTGTGAAAACAATTAGTATTGCAGGTTTAGGAGCAGCGACTGTTACTGCATCTTCGCAATACATTCAAACAGAAGGAAAAGAATTAGATTACGATCCGCGAAATGCATTTGATGGTAAATTCCAAACTGGTTGGTGTGAAGGGAAAACAGGTGATGATGGTGTTGGCGAATCACTTACAGTGTCTTTTCCTAATACAATAAAACTAACAGAAATTAGTTTGGTGAATGGACTTGCAAAAAGTGAAGAAAGTTACAAAAACAACAACCGTATCGCTTCGATCAAAGTAGAAGCATCTTATGGAAAAACTGAAACATTGGATTTTAATGACGATGTTTTTGATTTCCAACCAAAAACTGTAGATTTAGAAGGAAGTAGTTTTAAATTTGTAATTACTAAAATTCACAAAGGAAAAATTACAGACACTTGTCTAAGTGAAATCAAACTTACAGGTTCAGAAAAAACATATTCAAGTGAACCTGAAGAAAGTTACGAAGGCACTGACGCAAATTAA is a window from the Leptospira harrisiae genome containing:
- a CDS encoding helix-turn-helix domain-containing protein, which codes for MFEFFGSWLQFGAWYHFILGIGILVKEKGSKGFPFAMIAAFSGGILIIYAYRLYVGYEFETSLLNHGYVPIIFLIPGSMQYTIEQFLSLEPVPLAGLKRLYPTFFVVILLLLCQWKAPHLLSQSMNQSFAGAHFSIPEMISAIGCIYWVGTFLWMIYQYRMILYRNPNKEAKLGVQVLGMILKGNITFASFIFISTFFRWHTGIYFTAGLATLMAVVAFIGTEINHQLFKDLLPELRQSYRTSRILNLDLEKLQKDLDYYLKVECIYREEDLSLASLAEKLGIKDYQLSEYINAYLGINFNRLINECRISEVCRLLKEEPKANLLSLAYQVGFNSKANFNLAFKAFKKVSPSEYAKSVGKG
- a CDS encoding alpha/beta fold hydrolase, which produces MKKQKIIRLLLPLGIFLVVACGQNGNRNSKDNAAVLAVLNGTNSSTSATPEALQLSNAANAKDIQSAFAKENDGSFTFNDNISFLSNDGVKITGNLFIPKSGTGPFPAVIFVNSWALNEYEYIVPAAKLAKKGYVVFSYNTRGFGTSGGLINVAGPKDMEDLSKGIDFLLANAPVNQANIGIAGISYGAGISLLGLSKEPRIKTAVAMSGWGSLPDSLYGNQTPRLVWGLLLVTAGYITGRMDPVIAENFGKLLDTRDVATVLAWASERSPNSAVAALNAAGKPVYISNNSQDNLFQPNQILPYFEQLTVPKKLDLNNGIHATAEIGGVLGIENYVWTNAYDWFDYWLKGIQNGIMTKPKVSIQKRFSTSRVTYSSWPNPNKVERTYHLRPMGLLTPGKITTTANTTNGNDTILSGGTSATTGVPLLSEILDGAVSVPVTTNVNLIDRTNAMVYISDQITTPLKLRGRTFYKGKINSSDNAPHVVVYLYEVDFWGTGKLITHGTATLFGVKGKDTDLNVDLQAVAHDFPAGSRLALAIDNIDPMYAVPKPVALYTTTFKHSTSTASTLRFESE
- a CDS encoding NADase-type glycan-binding domain-containing protein — translated: MIKSRFIKVIMLLCLVSLFAVNCKKSKTVLSDAFLIENPGEKKPILTPEGKVKRGEYVTLLEEKDFNGVKFNLVEIKGVSTKGWLEEKNLYEGELKSATVIRDADLYLRPNEKSEKSGKVKAGLVVFVIEEADNFTLIQFPGKKSYILKTDLGDGETVVKTISIAGLGAATVTASSQYIQTEGKELDYDPRNAFDGKFQTGWCEGKTGDDGVGESLTVSFPNTIKLTEISLVNGLAKSEESYKNNNRIASIKVEASYGKTETLDFNDDVFDFQPKTVDLEGSSFKFVITKIHKGKITDTCLSEIKLTGSEKTYSSEPEESYEGTDAN